In Helicobacter ganmani, the following proteins share a genomic window:
- a CDS encoding coiled-coil domain-containing protein, producing the protein MPIAEEQETPYYEDLDYEAILNADYGYRTEETIAQNAKDIAREHHLDEANVKEELDRINQSQKEQESKEEKLAKQKEQERNQEMEQAKEKESIIESSLEVKNENIQESLSVSLAIQELQEDIQQLEKEAQGREINKGNSPSPKEKIEIAQNTITEFNHNSPLVKEAVETELSRKAFQEEINELLIEKERRSNQEINSQSQENTAKPLNAVEEARGSNLQEKTEENKFANLSDEELQEKIKELEAKREQEEEHLKEIITQFEPKDIAELLQQLYKLDKSLSQIIGIEQDKQLAESESKMRELQKLLEQDKLKALTQIVSDISDKYIQLQGEKEQMIESKKEYEALNQLMENKEKPEIIKERMEKIHKQFPSFKKDYPNTTKRATEYAKEYEKSQSKPQEKGRDL; encoded by the coding sequence ATGCCAATAGCAGAAGAGCAAGAAACACCATATTACGAAGACCTTGATTATGAAGCAATTTTAAATGCGGATTATGGATATAGGACAGAAGAAACCATTGCACAAAACGCCAAAGACATTGCAAGGGAACACCATTTAGACGAAGCAAATGTAAAAGAGGAATTGGACAGAATCAATCAATCTCAAAAGGAACAAGAAAGCAAAGAAGAAAAGCTTGCAAAGCAAAAAGAGCAAGAAAGAAATCAGGAAATGGAGCAGGCAAAAGAAAAGGAGAGCATTATAGAATCCTCCCTTGAAGTTAAAAATGAAAATATACAAGAATCTCTCTCTGTATCTCTTGCAATTCAAGAATTACAAGAAGATATTCAACAGCTAGAGAAAGAGGCGCAAGGGCGTGAAATTAATAAAGGCAATTCTCCTAGCCCTAAAGAAAAAATAGAGATTGCACAAAATACAATAACAGAATTTAATCATAACAGCCCATTAGTGAAAGAAGCCGTAGAAACAGAACTTTCAAGAAAAGCCTTTCAAGAAGAAATTAACGAACTCTTAATAGAAAAAGAGCGCAGAAGCAATCAAGAAATCAATTCACAAAGCCAAGAAAATACTGCCAAGCCTCTTAATGCAGTAGAAGAAGCAAGAGGTTCTAACCTGCAAGAAAAAACAGAGGAAAATAAATTTGCCAATCTAAGCGATGAGGAATTACAAGAAAAAATCAAGGAGTTAGAAGCAAAGCGAGAACAAGAAGAGGAACATCTAAAAGAGATTATTACACAATTTGAACCAAAAGATATTGCCGAGCTCCTCCAACAACTCTATAAATTAGATAAATCATTGTCTCAAATCATAGGAATAGAACAAGACAAACAATTAGCAGAGAGTGAAAGCAAAATGCGAGAGCTTCAAAAGCTATTAGAACAAGATAAGCTAAAAGCCCTCACGCAAATCGTAAGTGATATAAGCGACAAATATATTCAACTACAAGGTGAGAAAGAGCAAATGATAGAATCTAAAAAAGAGTATGAAGCACTCAATCAGCTTATGGAGAATAAAGAAAAACCCGAAATTATCAAAGAGAGAATGGAAAAAATCCACAAGCAATTTCCTAGCTTCAAAAAAGATTACCCCAATACCACCAAAAGAGCCACAGAATACGCAAAAGAATATGAAAAATCTCAATCCAAACCCCAAGAGAAAGGAAGAGACTTATAA
- a CDS encoding TrbM/KikA/MpfK family conjugal transfer protein — MRSLSIKKSNLASNKVDSIVSKSSKALMLLVCSALALQAEVKIEYLSGDTRSACEALLCLSSPNKPAECAPALNKLFSIKRKKPSDTINARKAFLNLCPIDNSDTDLKYYQTSILPLVDEECTIPSLNARIETKQDAFKEIICKEDENGMQVCNLVDKIGFRINPNLTNSCRLLASSRYSDYRLKYTCNTKFYTKEEWQSGKEIIGEISKAEFENLPLGKKLSLSKWERNKSGFFNRYSLVSKYYKAQAINKHCWINQN; from the coding sequence ATGAGAAGTTTGAGTATCAAAAAAAGCAATCTAGCAAGCAATAAAGTAGATTCTATTGTCTCTAAGAGCAGCAAAGCTTTAATGCTTTTGGTATGCAGTGCCCTAGCTTTACAAGCAGAGGTTAAAATAGAGTATTTAAGTGGAGATACAAGGAGTGCTTGTGAGGCATTGCTTTGTCTTTCTAGTCCAAATAAACCAGCAGAGTGTGCTCCTGCATTAAACAAATTATTTTCAATTAAACGCAAAAAGCCAAGTGATACCATTAATGCAAGAAAAGCTTTTTTAAATCTTTGTCCCATAGACAATAGCGACACAGATTTAAAATATTATCAAACAAGCATTTTGCCACTTGTAGATGAAGAATGCACGATTCCCTCTTTAAATGCTAGAATAGAAACAAAACAAGACGCTTTTAAAGAAATCATCTGCAAAGAAGACGAAAATGGAATGCAAGTTTGTAATCTTGTGGATAAAATAGGTTTTAGAATTAATCCAAATCTTACAAATTCCTGCAGATTATTAGCAAGTTCGCGCTATTCAGATTATAGGTTAAAATACACTTGCAATACTAAGTTTTATACAAAAGAAGAGTGGCAAAGCGGAAAAGAAATTATAGGAGAAATTTCAAAAGCAGAATTTGAAAACTTGCCTTTAGGCAAGAAATTGTCTCTATCTAAATGGGAGAGAAACAAAAGTGGATTCTTTAATCGTTACTCCCTAGTATCCAAGTATTACAAAGCACAAGCAATCAATAAACATTGTTGGATTAATCAAAATTAA
- a CDS encoding toprim domain-containing protein, translating into MAKIPRLNAEETLQLPLDQILLNLGYFKDKNKSSKNHIKLKNDNGDALVISRNAKGDYLYFNPYEESDRGNIFNFCKNRGLKVQDLLQLQKETNLQCHTLSKNTDTRDKEVEEVLAKFLTFKNLQSQNHFSSERGISNAILQHLVNEIKMDERGNIAIPTYTIKTLQINKPEQEQAQEQQIFSKTGYQLHLKNPILKNKEGEAYTKPLKQICYGKKGLETIIFSNSKEKEERGKIAKIILTESSIDSLSLFEKLNNERLNKMDTTPNTLILSTNGTITESQLKALQYLDERFPNAKVFLGFDRDKAGEKNTQKAQECFKNAEVNVIKPYCKDFNEDLVLSKILEVDINAITEENVHQSLRDFNENLAFFNRGEEFIYEHLKQQSFQQGIQIATRVYYALNHLEIPQELKKSMEKNLATFNQKLLAFEERMERNLKS; encoded by the coding sequence ATGGCAAAAATACCAAGATTGAATGCAGAAGAAACATTGCAACTTCCTTTAGACCAAATCCTGCTTAATTTGGGTTATTTTAAAGACAAAAACAAAAGCTCAAAAAACCACATTAAGCTTAAAAACGACAATGGGGACGCTTTGGTGATTTCACGCAATGCAAAGGGCGATTATCTTTATTTTAATCCCTATGAGGAAAGCGATAGAGGAAATATTTTTAATTTCTGTAAAAATAGAGGATTAAAAGTGCAAGATTTGCTCCAGCTCCAAAAAGAAACAAATTTGCAATGCCATACTTTATCCAAAAACACTGATACAAGAGACAAGGAAGTAGAAGAGGTGTTAGCCAAGTTTTTAACCTTTAAGAATTTACAATCGCAAAATCATTTTTCTAGTGAGAGGGGAATCAGTAATGCAATCTTGCAACATTTAGTAAATGAAATCAAAATGGACGAAAGGGGAAACATTGCGATTCCAACCTATACAATCAAAACCTTACAGATAAACAAGCCCGAGCAAGAACAAGCACAAGAACAACAAATTTTTTCTAAAACAGGCTACCAGCTTCACTTAAAGAATCCTATTTTAAAAAACAAAGAGGGAGAAGCTTACACAAAGCCTTTAAAACAAATTTGCTATGGCAAAAAGGGTTTGGAGACGATAATTTTTTCTAACAGCAAAGAAAAAGAGGAGAGAGGCAAGATTGCAAAAATTATTCTTACAGAATCTAGTATTGATTCTTTAAGTCTCTTTGAAAAGCTCAATAATGAGAGATTAAACAAAATGGATACCACTCCAAACACACTGATTCTCTCCACCAATGGCACAATCACAGAAAGCCAATTAAAAGCTTTGCAATATCTTGATGAGAGATTTCCAAATGCTAAGGTGTTTTTAGGGTTTGATAGAGATAAAGCAGGAGAGAAGAATACACAAAAGGCGCAAGAATGCTTTAAAAATGCAGAAGTGAATGTAATAAAGCCTTATTGCAAGGATTTCAATGAGGATTTAGTTCTCTCTAAAATCTTGGAAGTAGATATAAATGCTATTACAGAGGAGAATGTTCATCAATCATTGCGGGATTTTAATGAGAATCTAGCCTTTTTTAATAGAGGAGAAGAGTTTATTTATGAGCATTTAAAACAGCAATCCTTTCAACAAGGAATCCAGATTGCAACAAGAGTTTATTATGCTTTAAATCATTTAGAGATTCCACAAGAGCTAAAAAAATCTATGGAAAAAAACTTAGCGACATTTAATCAAAAACTCCTTGCATTTGAGGAGAGAATGGAAAGAAATTTAAAAAGCTAG